Proteins from a single region of Chryseobacterium sp. T16E-39:
- a CDS encoding dihydrodipicolinate synthase family protein, with the protein MSTKLNWEGIYPAVLTPFTKEGEIDFEMFAKNTEAQIKAQVHGIILAGTLGEASVLEAEEKFELLKYAKKITDGRIPVILNLSESTTKNAVNFAKKAKELGADGLMLLPPMRYKADDREVVEYFKAVATATDLPILIYNNPVDYGIYVTLEMFSELIDYPTIQAVKESTRDLANVTRMINRFGKRIKILGGVDTICLETLMLGADGLVAGLVDAFPNETIAMYNHAKAGNYDKAVAIYRWFMPLLELDIHPKLIQYIKLAATAEGISNPYVRAPRLELQGNEAEKINKIIAEGIANRPALD; encoded by the coding sequence ATGAGTACAAAACTTAACTGGGAAGGTATTTATCCTGCAGTATTAACTCCATTCACAAAAGAAGGAGAAATAGATTTTGAGATGTTTGCTAAAAATACTGAAGCTCAGATTAAAGCTCAGGTCCACGGAATTATCCTTGCAGGAACATTAGGGGAGGCAAGTGTGTTGGAAGCAGAGGAGAAATTTGAGCTGCTGAAATATGCAAAAAAGATTACAGATGGTAGAATACCTGTTATTTTAAACCTTTCCGAAAGTACAACCAAGAATGCTGTTAATTTTGCGAAAAAAGCGAAGGAATTAGGTGCAGATGGATTGATGTTACTTCCACCCATGCGTTACAAAGCAGATGACCGTGAAGTAGTAGAATACTTTAAGGCAGTAGCTACAGCAACGGATCTTCCTATTCTTATCTATAATAATCCGGTGGATTACGGAATTTATGTAACCCTTGAAATGTTCAGTGAACTGATCGATTACCCAACTATACAAGCTGTTAAAGAATCAACAAGAGATCTGGCCAATGTTACCCGCATGATCAACCGTTTTGGTAAAAGGATCAAAATCCTGGGTGGTGTGGATACCATTTGTCTGGAAACCTTAATGCTTGGAGCAGATGGGCTTGTCGCAGGTCTGGTAGATGCATTTCCTAATGAAACAATAGCAATGTACAACCATGCTAAAGCAGGGAATTATGATAAAGCAGTAGCGATCTACAGATGGTTTATGCCTTTGCTGGAGCTCGATATCCATCCGAAATTGATCCAATATATAAAGCTTGCAGCAACAGCAGAAGGAATCAGTAATCCTTATGTAAGAGCTCCAAGACTTGAATTACAGGGCAATGAAGCTGAAAAGATCAATAAGATTATTGCTGAAGGTATTGCCAATCGTCCGGCATTAGATTAA
- a CDS encoding aldehyde dehydrogenase (NADP(+)) — translation MIEETSKEVIDQRIQMAAEAYQFLKNTTIRERAAFMNAVADKIESLGDGLLTTAHQETSLPLARLAGEKARTTGQWRSYANAVATGIYAEPRINLPQPDQQKGDLRKYNVGIGPVVVFGASNFPFAFSTAGGDTASAIGAGNPVIVKAHPAHPETSKIMADAITTVVHEFKWPEGIFSHVTGTSNDIGAYLAKHKEIKAVAFTGSFGGGKALFNIANQREEPIPVFAEMGSINPVFAFQNVLQNRAEELAKEYAASLTLGVGQFCTNPGVFIALKGEGLNKFINTLKNEIPGITPVNMLHKGIFENFEKLKTTAIEQPEVNVIAHVSSEANEWQGRATVVETTGKNFIQNSILSEEVFGPFGIVVACETPEEMIQIAKQLKGQLTITVAGTDPDVRENQNLINFLKDKCGRLLFNGMPTGVEVVYAMQHGGPFPSTTDARFTSVGPDAVKRFVRPISFQNWPDEFLPQELKNENPLQISRVVDGEVNSGSLKL, via the coding sequence ATGATTGAAGAAACATCAAAAGAAGTGATTGATCAGCGAATTCAGATGGCGGCTGAAGCGTATCAGTTTCTGAAAAATACGACGATAAGGGAGCGTGCCGCATTTATGAATGCTGTAGCTGACAAAATTGAAAGTTTAGGAGATGGGCTTTTAACCACAGCCCATCAGGAGACATCATTACCCTTAGCCAGACTTGCAGGTGAAAAAGCAAGAACAACAGGGCAATGGAGAAGCTATGCGAATGCTGTGGCCACAGGAATTTATGCAGAACCAAGAATTAATCTTCCACAACCTGATCAACAAAAAGGAGATCTGAGAAAATACAATGTAGGTATAGGGCCAGTGGTTGTTTTCGGAGCCAGTAACTTTCCGTTTGCTTTTTCCACTGCCGGAGGAGATACAGCAAGTGCCATTGGTGCAGGAAATCCTGTTATTGTAAAAGCTCATCCTGCACATCCTGAAACTTCAAAAATCATGGCGGATGCAATAACAACAGTTGTCCATGAATTCAAATGGCCGGAAGGGATCTTTAGTCATGTAACAGGAACCTCTAATGATATCGGGGCTTATTTAGCTAAACATAAAGAAATAAAAGCAGTAGCCTTTACCGGTTCGTTTGGCGGTGGAAAAGCACTCTTTAATATAGCCAATCAACGTGAAGAACCTATTCCTGTATTTGCAGAAATGGGAAGTATAAATCCTGTATTTGCTTTTCAGAACGTGCTTCAAAACAGAGCAGAAGAATTGGCAAAGGAATATGCAGCTTCTCTAACATTAGGAGTCGGGCAGTTCTGCACCAATCCCGGCGTATTTATAGCGTTGAAAGGAGAGGGACTTAATAAGTTCATCAACACGTTGAAAAATGAAATCCCTGGTATCACTCCTGTGAATATGCTTCACAAAGGTATTTTTGAAAATTTCGAAAAGCTTAAAACGACTGCTATCGAACAACCGGAAGTTAACGTTATAGCTCATGTAAGTTCTGAAGCCAATGAATGGCAGGGACGTGCAACAGTTGTAGAAACAACGGGAAAAAACTTTATCCAAAATAGTATTTTAAGCGAAGAAGTTTTTGGTCCTTTCGGTATTGTGGTAGCCTGTGAAACTCCTGAGGAAATGATACAGATCGCAAAACAATTAAAAGGACAATTAACGATCACCGTTGCGGGTACAGATCCCGATGTGCGGGAAAATCAAAACCTGATCAACTTTTTAAAAGATAAATGCGGCAGGCTCTTATTCAATGGAATGCCTACAGGTGTAGAAGTAGTGTATGCAATGCAGCATGGCGGGCCTTTTCCCTCAACAACTGATGCCCGATTTACATCTGTAGGACCTGACGCAGTGAAACGATTTGTTCGTCCCATCTCTTTTCAGAACTGGCCGGATGAATTTTTGCCTCAGGAATTAAAGAATGAAAATCCACTACAGATCAGCAGAGTTGTGGATGGTGAAGTGAATTCAGGATCATTAAAATTGTAA
- a CDS encoding 4-hydroxyproline epimerase, which produces MNRKFFCIDSHTCGCPVRLVAGGGPILKGNSMMERRLHFMKEYDWIRKGLMFEPRGHDMMSGSILYPPIDEANDIGVLYIETSGCLPMCGHGTIGTVTIAIEEGLVVPKVPGKLRLETPAGLILIDYVQEGKKVKSVKLTNVKSFLYAEDLVVDCPDLGSIKADVAYGGNFYGIIDPQENFGDISDFTASQLIHYGKIIRRLLNEKYSFIHPEDENIKGLSHIQWTGKPTDPKASGRNAVLVGENALDRSPCGTGTSARMAQWYAKGKLKEGETFIHESYIGSQFIGRIEGTGTVAGKSAIIPSVEGWARITGYNHIIIDDEDPYWLGFQVM; this is translated from the coding sequence ATGAACAGAAAATTTTTTTGTATCGATTCCCATACTTGTGGCTGCCCCGTACGCCTTGTTGCAGGTGGTGGGCCTATCCTGAAAGGAAATTCGATGATGGAACGCCGGCTTCATTTTATGAAAGAATACGACTGGATCCGTAAAGGACTGATGTTTGAGCCAAGGGGGCACGATATGATGAGTGGCAGTATCCTTTATCCACCTATTGATGAGGCGAATGATATCGGGGTTTTATATATTGAAACCAGCGGATGCCTTCCTATGTGCGGACATGGAACTATTGGAACTGTCACGATTGCGATAGAAGAAGGGCTGGTTGTTCCAAAAGTTCCCGGAAAATTACGACTGGAAACTCCTGCTGGCTTAATCCTTATAGATTATGTTCAGGAAGGAAAGAAAGTAAAGTCTGTAAAACTCACGAATGTAAAATCTTTTCTCTATGCTGAAGATCTGGTGGTAGACTGCCCGGATCTGGGATCTATAAAAGCAGATGTGGCCTATGGTGGAAACTTTTATGGTATTATTGATCCTCAGGAAAATTTTGGAGATATTTCAGATTTTACAGCCAGTCAGCTGATTCATTATGGAAAAATAATCAGAAGGTTATTAAACGAAAAATACAGCTTTATTCATCCTGAAGACGAAAACATTAAAGGGTTAAGCCACATCCAATGGACCGGTAAGCCTACAGATCCTAAAGCAAGTGGACGTAATGCCGTTTTGGTTGGTGAAAATGCTTTGGACCGTTCACCTTGCGGTACCGGAACCTCAGCAAGAATGGCCCAATGGTACGCGAAAGGGAAATTAAAAGAAGGTGAGACTTTCATCCATGAAAGCTACATCGGTTCCCAGTTTATAGGAAGAATTGAAGGAACAGGAACAGTCGCAGGAAAATCAGCGATCATTCCGTCTGTAGAAGGTTGGGCAAGAATTACAGGGTATAATCATATTATTATCGACGATGAAGATCCTTACTGGTTAGGATTTCAGGTTATGTAA
- a CDS encoding NAD(P)/FAD-dependent oxidoreductase, translating to MAQNKGKALIIGAGIAGLSSAYYLLQKGWEVEVVEQSDLTNNCSYGNAGMIVPSHFTPLAAPGVVAQGIRWMLNSKSPFYVKPSLSPQLISWGMKFLKHSNQKHVDRSASAIRDLNLASSQLYNEIAQKEEFDFELNQNGILMLYKTEKVAEEETELAHTATKLGLSVDILDQKGIRELEPNIKLDILGGINYKCDGHMNPVKLMKQLISYLKNNGVVFHTQHRITGFETYGKTIRAVIANGERFTADQFVMTGGSFLPELAEKAGIKIHLMPGKGYSFMHKPEDPANRIERAALLLEARVAVTPMGGHIRFGGTMELAPHRNKINMSRVEGIVQSIPKYMPEFQIETPKESDIWFGYRPCAPDGLPYLGQASRLENLIIAGGGGMMGLSLGPVFGRTVSEIASGQKPTVNISLFNPERFS from the coding sequence ATGGCACAAAATAAAGGAAAAGCACTTATTATCGGTGCAGGAATTGCAGGACTAAGCTCCGCATATTATCTCTTACAAAAAGGCTGGGAGGTAGAAGTAGTAGAACAATCTGATCTTACTAATAATTGCTCCTATGGCAATGCCGGTATGATCGTCCCCAGTCATTTTACCCCATTGGCAGCACCGGGAGTGGTGGCACAGGGAATCCGATGGATGCTGAACAGTAAGAGTCCCTTTTATGTAAAACCTTCATTAAGCCCTCAATTGATATCCTGGGGAATGAAATTTTTAAAACATTCCAATCAAAAACATGTTGATCGCTCTGCCTCGGCAATCAGAGATCTCAATTTAGCAAGCAGCCAGCTTTATAATGAAATTGCTCAAAAGGAAGAATTTGATTTTGAGCTCAACCAGAATGGTATTCTGATGTTATATAAAACAGAAAAAGTAGCTGAGGAAGAGACAGAACTGGCTCATACAGCCACTAAATTAGGTTTGTCGGTTGATATTCTTGACCAAAAAGGAATCAGAGAACTGGAACCGAATATTAAACTGGATATTTTGGGTGGCATCAATTACAAATGCGATGGTCATATGAATCCGGTGAAACTGATGAAACAATTGATCTCTTATCTTAAAAATAATGGTGTTGTTTTCCATACCCAGCATAGGATAACAGGATTTGAGACCTACGGAAAAACAATTAGGGCGGTTATTGCCAATGGTGAAAGATTTACAGCAGATCAATTTGTGATGACAGGAGGATCTTTTCTTCCTGAGCTGGCAGAAAAAGCGGGAATAAAAATCCATTTAATGCCGGGTAAAGGATATTCATTTATGCATAAACCGGAAGATCCGGCAAATAGGATAGAACGGGCCGCACTTTTATTGGAAGCAAGGGTGGCCGTAACTCCTATGGGAGGTCATATTCGATTTGGAGGAACCATGGAATTGGCACCACATCGCAATAAAATTAATATGAGCAGGGTAGAAGGAATTGTACAATCTATTCCGAAATATATGCCCGAATTTCAGATTGAAACGCCTAAGGAATCCGACATATGGTTTGGGTACAGACCCTGTGCTCCTGATGGACTTCCTTATTTGGGACAAGCCTCCAGGCTTGAAAATTTAATCATCGCAGGCGGTGGTGGAATGATGGGGTTGAGTCTGGGACCTGTTTTTGGAAGAACAGTTTCCGAAATTGCCAGTGGCCAAAAACCAACTGTGAATATCAGCTTGTTTAATCCTGAAAGATTTAGCTGA
- a CDS encoding alpha/beta hydrolase family esterase yields the protein MKTKNVLTGYLLKLACLMSFAFFYACESRDVTLTTDDPPKAKNTAAVTTYTSGQKEHDFSSNAGGTRSYYLSVPDNYVNTKKYRLVFVFAGTDTTGHEMQQWMGQGWNSSTPGLEKLMDNTIFVYPDQKYIWGSDKGWAMGDYASPYEGMHDIQFTKELLNLIKSTYSIDEDLIFATGHSWGGDMTNVTAYFLNGVFKAVAPIASNRPFWFEDSNGNYVANSSYHGNTAVWVFFGLNDDHFGNTSPNGAFGIEQADFWRLKNGTTGQPTSTQIGGGTDVTKNYSGGTAAVKLTLYKTGQYSGSGSLPGHQPPDYYFQAVTDWFKSF from the coding sequence ATGAAAACAAAAAATGTACTTACAGGTTATCTGTTAAAATTAGCCTGTTTAATGAGCTTTGCGTTCTTTTATGCCTGCGAAAGTAGGGATGTAACACTTACTACAGATGATCCGCCAAAAGCGAAGAACACAGCTGCTGTTACGACTTATACCAGCGGACAAAAGGAACATGACTTTTCTTCCAATGCTGGAGGAACAAGAAGTTACTACTTATCGGTCCCTGACAATTATGTGAATACAAAAAAATACCGTCTTGTTTTTGTTTTCGCAGGAACCGATACTACAGGTCATGAGATGCAGCAATGGATGGGGCAGGGATGGAATTCCAGTACTCCTGGTCTTGAAAAATTAATGGATAATACCATATTTGTTTATCCTGATCAGAAATACATCTGGGGATCAGATAAAGGTTGGGCAATGGGAGATTACGCCTCACCTTATGAAGGAATGCACGATATTCAGTTTACTAAGGAACTTTTGAATCTTATCAAATCTACTTACTCAATTGATGAGGACCTCATTTTTGCAACAGGACATTCCTGGGGTGGAGATATGACTAATGTTACTGCTTATTTCTTAAATGGAGTATTTAAGGCTGTGGCTCCAATTGCTTCCAACAGACCCTTCTGGTTTGAAGATAGTAATGGAAACTATGTCGCCAATTCCAGTTATCACGGAAATACAGCCGTATGGGTCTTCTTTGGTCTCAATGATGATCATTTTGGTAATACCAGTCCTAATGGAGCCTTCGGAATAGAGCAGGCTGATTTCTGGAGATTGAAAAACGGAACCACCGGTCAACCCACTTCTACTCAAATTGGAGGTGGTACCGATGTTACAAAGAACTATAGCGGTGGTACAGCAGCCGTAAAACTTACTCTTTATAAAACCGGGCAATACTCGGGTAGCGGTAGTCTTCCTGGTCATCAGCCACCAGATTATTATTTTCAGGCTGTAACCGATTGGTTCAAGAGTTTTTAA
- a CDS encoding GNAT family N-acetyltransferase: MQHKDDSIIIREFTAQELPLFLSLFENPNVTQFLPNKSHEEYVEMFQKALSDYQEQSFSRWGIFNAQDNDFVGMCVVRALVDHPEQTEIGYVLGENYWGKGVATKVCKALVDYCLSLPDHRDIVAVTDLDNVGSQKVLAKNGFNRIENLVREDEEVAYFIFQKN, translated from the coding sequence ATGCAACATAAAGACGATTCGATTATCATACGTGAATTTACAGCCCAGGAATTACCCTTGTTCTTGTCACTCTTTGAAAACCCAAATGTTACTCAATTTCTTCCCAATAAAAGCCACGAAGAATATGTGGAAATGTTTCAAAAAGCATTGTCAGATTATCAAGAACAATCATTCAGCAGATGGGGAATTTTTAATGCCCAGGATAATGACTTTGTAGGGATGTGTGTTGTAAGAGCTCTTGTTGATCATCCTGAGCAGACAGAAATAGGATATGTTTTAGGTGAAAATTATTGGGGAAAGGGCGTAGCTACTAAAGTCTGTAAAGCCCTTGTCGATTATTGTCTTTCATTACCTGATCATAGAGATATTGTTGCTGTGACGGATCTTGATAATGTAGGGTCACAAAAAGTTCTTGCAAAAAATGGATTCAACCGAATAGAAAATTTAGTGAGAGAAGACGAGGAGGTAGCTTACTTTATATTTCAGAAAAATTAA
- a CDS encoding RrF2 family transcriptional regulator, with protein MMSKRCKYALKAMVRLARNYNQGFLPTSVIAQDEHIPKKFLEQILLELKRVRLVNSKQGKAGGYYLLKSPDEVSLADIYRIFEGPIALTPCVSLNFYEPCDDCVDEASCYLRNELMIVREKTRKSMMEATLTTFMKKN; from the coding sequence ATGATGTCCAAACGTTGCAAATATGCTTTAAAAGCAATGGTCAGATTAGCAAGAAACTATAACCAGGGCTTTCTGCCTACCTCTGTTATTGCACAAGATGAACATATCCCTAAAAAATTTTTAGAACAGATTCTTTTAGAACTGAAAAGAGTAAGGCTTGTCAATAGTAAGCAAGGTAAAGCTGGTGGTTATTATCTGCTAAAATCTCCGGATGAAGTTTCATTGGCAGATATTTACCGTATTTTCGAAGGACCGATAGCACTAACGCCTTGTGTGTCCTTAAACTTCTATGAACCTTGCGATGATTGTGTGGATGAAGCATCCTGCTATCTTAGAAATGAATTGATGATCGTAAGGGAAAAAACAAGAAAAAGCATGATGGAGGCCACTCTGACTACGTTTATGAAAAAAAATTAG
- a CDS encoding phosphoadenylyl-sulfate reductase, giving the protein MENNLKIEFEKLLEKASESPFQPDFLQTLVERFPNKLIFSTSFSYEDQVITHLIKDLNIDIFTLDTGRLFEQTYETWTATRAFFKKDIKAYYPDTEEIQKFIVENGPDSFYQSVEQRKACCTIRKVHPLKKALAGYKVWITGLRSEHSANRQNMPQLEWDEDNQIIKFHPILHWTTEQVTDYVKAYHLPYNYLHKKGFVSIGCEPCTRAIKEGEDFRAGRWWWEDANKKECGLHIHQ; this is encoded by the coding sequence ATGGAAAATAATCTTAAAATAGAATTCGAAAAACTACTGGAAAAAGCTTCTGAAAGTCCTTTTCAGCCTGATTTTTTGCAGACATTGGTTGAGCGGTTTCCTAATAAGCTTATCTTTTCGACAAGCTTTAGTTATGAAGATCAGGTGATCACTCATTTAATCAAAGATCTCAATATTGATATTTTTACGCTTGATACGGGTAGGCTTTTTGAACAAACGTATGAAACCTGGACGGCCACCAGAGCGTTTTTTAAAAAAGATATTAAAGCTTATTATCCGGATACAGAAGAAATACAGAAATTCATTGTAGAGAACGGACCCGATTCTTTTTACCAGTCGGTAGAGCAGAGGAAAGCATGCTGTACAATCCGTAAAGTCCATCCTTTGAAAAAGGCTTTGGCCGGCTATAAGGTTTGGATCACAGGTCTGAGATCGGAACATTCTGCGAACCGGCAAAATATGCCCCAGCTGGAATGGGACGAGGATAATCAGATCATCAAATTTCACCCTATCCTTCATTGGACTACCGAACAGGTAACAGATTATGTAAAAGCCTACCATTTACCTTACAATTATCTGCATAAAAAAGGATTTGTCAGTATTGGATGCGAACCCTGTACCAGAGCGATAAAAGAGGGGGAAGACTTTAGAGCAGGCCGCTGGTGGTGGGAAGATGCCAACAAAAAAGAATGCGGATTACATATTCATCAATAA
- the cysD gene encoding sulfate adenylyltransferase subunit CysD, which produces MSTYHLDYLDQLEAESIYILREVAGQFERPALLFSGGKDSIVLAHLASKAFRHGKIPFKFVHVDTGHNFPEVLDFRDQLVNELEVELVVRKVEDTIKTKSLTEPKGKFPSRNWLQTYTLLDTIEEFEFDACIGGARRDEEKARAKERIFSVRDEFGQWDPKLQRPELWNIFNGKIHKGENVRIFPISNWTELDVWNYIRREKIELPSIYFSHDREVVDLNGQWIANSQHASLDSTDFVATKKIRYRTVGDMTCTAAVESHAVTIDAVIEEIVATRISERGETRIDDRVTEAAMEDRKKGGYF; this is translated from the coding sequence ATGTCAACATATCATTTAGATTACTTAGATCAGTTAGAAGCTGAATCCATTTATATTTTAAGGGAAGTAGCAGGACAATTTGAACGTCCCGCACTTTTATTCAGTGGAGGAAAAGACAGTATTGTACTGGCTCATCTGGCTTCAAAAGCATTCCGTCATGGAAAAATCCCTTTTAAGTTCGTTCATGTGGATACAGGACATAACTTTCCGGAAGTTCTAGATTTCAGAGATCAGCTCGTGAATGAACTGGAAGTAGAATTGGTTGTACGTAAAGTTGAAGACACCATAAAAACAAAAAGCTTAACAGAGCCTAAAGGGAAGTTCCCAAGCAGAAACTGGCTGCAAACCTATACCTTACTGGATACGATTGAAGAGTTTGAGTTCGATGCATGTATTGGAGGTGCCCGAAGAGATGAAGAAAAAGCCCGTGCGAAGGAGAGAATATTTTCTGTCAGAGATGAGTTTGGACAATGGGATCCTAAACTTCAGCGTCCTGAGCTATGGAATATTTTCAACGGAAAAATTCATAAAGGAGAAAATGTAAGGATTTTCCCGATTAGCAACTGGACTGAGCTTGATGTGTGGAACTACATACGTAGAGAAAAAATTGAGCTGCCTTCCATTTATTTCTCTCATGACAGAGAAGTGGTAGATCTCAACGGACAGTGGATTGCCAATTCGCAGCACGCATCTTTAGACAGTACCGATTTCGTCGCCACAAAAAAGATCCGTTACCGCACTGTGGGGGATATGACCTGCACCGCAGCTGTCGAATCCCATGCAGTGACAATAGATGCAGTGATCGAAGAAATTGTAGCAACACGGATTTCAGAACGCGGAGAGACCAGAATTGATGACCGGGTAACGGAAGCCGCGATGGAAGACCGAAAAAAAGGAGGATACTTTTAA
- a CDS encoding sulfate adenylyltransferase subunit 1, giving the protein MDILRFITAGSVDDGKSTLIGRLLYDSKSILQDQLEVLEKHSKNKNEDGVDLALLTDGLRSEREQGITIDVAYRYFSTPKRKFIIADAPGHVQYTRNMITGSSNSDLMVILIDARKGVIEQTRRHSIIASLLKLKKVVVAINKMDMVDYSEEVFETIKSEYATIADNLELKDVAYFPISALKGDNIVSLSSKTEWYKGNALLEFLEEVTLTEELNSGSRFQVQYVIRPQTEELHDYRGYAGQILSGRFQKGDKIQIFPAGSTSEITAIEINGNEVEEAFEGQPAVIHIADDLDISRGDLFAPEKELPVVEKDLEVLLCWLDQKSLQPGNKYLLQQNSRLVKAVVKAVDYKINVNTLVQEQAEGEIKLNEIVKVTLRTAQPLAYDSFIHNKRTGSAILVDETSNSTVAACIIQ; this is encoded by the coding sequence ATGGATATATTAAGATTTATAACAGCAGGAAGTGTAGATGACGGTAAAAGTACCCTTATCGGAAGACTGCTTTACGATAGCAAAAGTATTTTACAGGATCAGCTGGAAGTACTTGAAAAACATTCTAAAAATAAAAATGAAGACGGTGTAGATCTGGCACTTTTAACAGATGGTCTTCGTTCTGAAAGAGAGCAGGGAATTACCATTGATGTAGCCTATCGATATTTTTCAACACCTAAAAGAAAATTTATTATTGCCGACGCTCCCGGCCATGTACAGTATACCCGAAATATGATTACCGGATCCTCCAATTCTGACCTGATGGTTATTCTTATCGATGCTCGTAAAGGAGTAATCGAACAAACAAGAAGGCATTCCATTATCGCTTCATTATTGAAACTTAAAAAAGTAGTGGTCGCCATTAATAAAATGGATATGGTGGATTATTCGGAAGAAGTTTTTGAAACCATCAAGTCAGAGTATGCAACAATTGCTGACAATCTTGAGTTAAAAGATGTGGCTTATTTCCCTATTTCAGCACTTAAAGGCGATAATATTGTCAGTCTATCTTCCAAAACAGAATGGTATAAAGGAAATGCTCTTTTAGAATTTCTGGAGGAAGTAACCCTTACTGAAGAATTGAACAGCGGAAGCCGTTTTCAGGTTCAGTATGTAATACGTCCACAGACAGAAGAATTACATGATTACAGGGGCTATGCCGGACAGATACTAAGCGGTAGATTTCAAAAAGGAGACAAGATTCAGATATTTCCGGCTGGTTCGACAAGTGAAATTACAGCAATTGAAATCAATGGGAATGAAGTAGAGGAGGCATTTGAAGGGCAACCTGCAGTTATCCACATTGCCGATGATCTGGATATCAGCAGAGGTGATCTTTTCGCTCCTGAAAAGGAACTTCCCGTTGTCGAAAAAGACCTTGAAGTTCTCTTATGCTGGCTGGATCAGAAATCTTTGCAACCGGGAAATAAATACCTGTTGCAACAAAATAGCAGATTGGTAAAAGCAGTAGTAAAAGCAGTGGATTATAAGATCAATGTTAATACTCTTGTACAGGAACAGGCAGAGGGAGAGATTAAGCTTAATGAAATTGTTAAAGTCACTCTTAGAACGGCGCAACCTCTTGCTTACGACAGTTTTATCCATAATAAAAGAACAGGGTCTGCTATTTTAGTAGATGAGACCTCCAATTCAACAGTAGCAGCATGCATAATTCAATAG
- the epsC gene encoding serine O-acetyltransferase EpsC, whose translation MTVSNNLIDRIRNSKQCNAHRFFDKAKAKYFVTGLYEVLFLPEKENTTDQLERNFAKLYGALFSLINCITADEDLAEVQTDTFFDALPDIYNQLILDSVAILEFDPAAGSLEEILLAYPGYFATYVYRISHQLWKQEVKILPRVISEYAHSKTGIDIHPGAVIGEYFFIDHGTGIVIGETAVIGNHVKIYQGVTLGALNVSKEKANQKRHPNIEDHVTIYSGATILGGNTTVGKDSIIGGNVWITQSVPPNSLVYHKSEIKIKDNNSLPESLTFVI comes from the coding sequence ATGACAGTTTCCAATAATTTAATTGACAGAATCCGTAACAGCAAACAATGCAATGCTCATCGTTTTTTTGATAAGGCAAAAGCTAAATATTTTGTTACCGGTTTGTACGAGGTCCTTTTTCTTCCTGAAAAAGAAAATACAACGGATCAGCTGGAAAGAAATTTCGCCAAATTATATGGTGCTCTTTTTAGCTTAATAAACTGCATTACCGCAGACGAAGATCTTGCAGAAGTTCAAACGGATACCTTTTTTGATGCATTGCCTGACATCTATAATCAGCTGATTCTGGATTCTGTTGCTATTCTTGAATTTGACCCTGCAGCAGGCTCTCTGGAGGAAATACTTCTGGCATATCCGGGATATTTTGCAACCTATGTTTATAGAATTTCCCACCAGTTGTGGAAGCAGGAAGTAAAAATATTACCACGTGTCATTTCAGAGTATGCCCATAGTAAAACAGGAATTGATATCCATCCCGGAGCAGTGATCGGAGAATATTTCTTTATCGATCATGGAACCGGAATCGTTATTGGCGAAACGGCAGTCATTGGGAATCATGTGAAAATATATCAGGGTGTTACCCTTGGAGCTTTAAATGTCTCAAAGGAAAAAGCCAATCAGAAAAGACATCCCAATATTGAGGATCATGTTACTATATATTCAGGAGCTACCATTCTTGGAGGAAATACAACAGTTGGCAAAGACAGTATTATCGGAGGAAATGTATGGATCACACAAAGTGTTCCTCCCAATTCTCTGGTCTATCATAAAAGTGAAATAAAAATAAAGGATAACAACTCATTACCAGAATCTTTAACCTTTGTTATTTAA